DNA sequence from the Methanobrevibacter millerae genome:
ATCGAGATTCATACAAAGACTTAAAGATAAATTCCAACTCTACAAACCCGAAGCAGACGGTGTACAATTCACAAACGCAAAAAATACAAGCAAAACATGCCACCACTGCCAACACATCAATGAAGATTTGGATGTAAAAGAACGGGAATGGATGTGTCCGAAATGTGGAAAAATACTTGATAGGGATGTAAATGCCGCAATTAATATACTGAACCGTTGGTGCGACGGGGATAGCCTAGTTCAGACTTAATAGACTATTAAGCAAAAAAAATCTAGGAATCCCCGACCTCTAAAAGGTCGGGGAGGTTCAAAATTTTTATTAAACTTTCATTTTCAAATAATTATACTTTAAATATATTAAACAATAAAAAATAATTTAGAGACTAGAAAATATTTCTGCTCTAAACATGATAAATACTGGTGTTTTTAATGAATAAAAAGATAGGTTTTATTTTAGCTTTAATTGTAATAGCCTTTGTAGTCATGGGTACTGCCAGTGCAGGCTTATTTGACTTTTTAGGTGGTGGAAATAATGCAACTAAAGTAACTAATGATAATAATACTTTTATTGTTGGATTTGATGCAGAATTCCCACCATATGGTTTTAAGAACGGTTCTGAGTACGTAGGATTCGACTTGGATTTAGCAAAAGAAGTTTGTAAAAGAAACAACTGGACTTATGTAGCACAACCAATCGACTGGGACGCTAAGGACGCAGAATTGGATTCCGGCTCCATCGATTGTATATGGAATGGATTTACCATTAACGGAAGAGAAAACAACTACACCTGGTCTGAACCATACATTGACAACAAACAGGTATTTGTAGTAAAAGCGGATTCAAACATTTCTTCAATCGCTGATTTAAGCGGCAAAGTTGTAGAAACCCAAAAAGATTCATCTGCTTTAGCATCTCTTGAAGGAGACAACAAAACCATCAAGGATACCTTCACTAACTTAGTGCAGGTTGCAGACTACAACACTGCATTCATGGATTTACAATCCGGTGCATGTCAGGCTGTTGCAATGGATATTGGTGTTGCACAATACCAAATCAACTCATCCAACTCTTCTAGCTCTTTCATCATCCTGGATCAACCTCTTTCATCAGAACAGTATGGTGTAGGATTCAAATTGAACAACACTCAATTAAGAAACCAGGTACAGGCTACTTTAGATGAAATGTACGCTGACGGTACTATCCAAGCTATTGCAGCTAACTACTCCTCATACGGAGTTCCAGGTTCTCTTATTCTTAAATAGATAGAAAGTATTTTGGAGAATAGTTCATGATATTAAGTTCGATGGTGGAATTATTGATTGGGGGTATGATTACCTCCATCGAAATATTTTTGCTTACATTGCTGTTTGCGCTTCCTTTAGGTCTTCTAATATCCTTTGGAAGGATGAGTAAGTTCGCACCGCTCAGATGGTTAATGAAAATATATATCTCTATCATGAGGGGTACTCCATTAATGCTGCAGTTAATTGTAGTGTTTTTCGGACCGTATTACATATTTGGAATGACTCTTTCACCTGATTATAGGTTCATTGCAGTTATCATTGCCTTTTCAATAAATTATGCTGCGTACTTCGCTGAAATTTACAGGGGAGGAATCGAAGCAATTCCGAAAGGCCAGTATGAGGCTGCTCAGGTTTTGGGTTACGGCAAGGTACAGACATTTTTCACAATTATTTTGCCGCAGGTATTCAGGATTATTCTCCCTTCAGTAACCAACGAGGTAATTACTCTTGTAAAAGATACTTCATTGTCATTCGTTATAGCAATTCCGGAAATGTTTACCGTAGCAAAACAGATTGCTGCTGCAGACGCTTCAATTGCGGCCTTGCTTGTTGCAGGATTGTTCTATTACATATTCAACGTGCTTGTCGCATTTGTCATGGCACGCCTTGAAAACCGCTATAATTATTTAAGTTAGGGGATTATTATGAGTTTATTGGAAGTTAAAAACCTTAAAAAGAGTTTTGATGAAAACGTAGTGCTTAAAGATATTTCCCTTAGCGTGGACAAGGGTGAAGTATTATGTATAATCGGACCTTCAGGTTCAGGAAAGTCCACACTGCTCAGGTGCATTACCAGACTTGACCATGAGGACAGCGGAAAAATAGATTTCGACGGAACATTCGGGTTAGTGTTCCAGGATTTTAATCTCTTCCCGCACCACAATGTTTTGAAAAACATTACCAACGCTCCAATCAAGGTCCAGAAAAGAGACAAGGCGGAAGTGTTAAGCACAGCCCGTGACCTTTTAAAGAAAATGGGTCTGGAAGATAAGGAGGAAGCTTATCCTCACGAATTGTCCGGAGGCCAGCAGCAGAGGGTTTCAATCGCTAGAGCTCTTGCAATGAATCCGGATATCCTGTTTTTCGATGAGCCGACTTCAGCTTTGGATCCCGAGCTCACTTCAGAGATTCTGGTTGTAATAAGGAATCTTGCGGCTGAACACATGACTATGGTCATCGTCACTCACGAAATGTCTTTTGCCCGTAACGTTGCTGATAAAATAATTTTCATGGATGACGGATACATTATCGAAGAAGGTACTCCTGAAGAGGTATTTTCATCCGATAATACCAGAATGAAAGAATTTTTAGGAAAATTTTACGATTAAAGGAATGAGAATTAAATCCCTATTCCTTTAAACATATATTTTTATACTCGCAGTTGCCGCACTTTTTTTCGCTCATTTTTACATTAGGAACCTTTGCGTCGTATTCTATTTCTTTTACTTCATTAATGATGTCAAACAATGATTTTCTGATGTTGACATCCATTACCACAGGCCTTCGTTCGTTGATTTTGGCGTATTCGACGAATCCAACGAAGACTTCAGTCTTGAATTCCTCTTCTATCAGCAGTGCGCACATTCCGACGTCAACGGCATCCTGGTCCCAGACTCCCTTGGCCGGAGGACTGTTGTATTTGATGGAAATGGGGTAATATTTGCCGTCAACGATTTCTATCTTGTCGCACACTCCGCTGACTTCCATGCGGGCATCCTTGAGGTGGTAGGAATACATGCAGTTCGGGAAAAACATGTCCACAATCGCATAGCCGTTTTTTCCCAGAAGTTCCATGGCCTGTTTTGCTTTAATTGCCTGAAGCTTGATGCTGAAATAGGTTTCATTGTTTATTTCAACGATCTGGTCGGTCGTCAAACCCAAATCCATGCTTTCAATGGAGGAGAAAGTGCTTTCAAGATAGCTTGGGATGTTTTCTGAAAGGATTTCCTCCACTTCAACAAGGCCCATTTCCTTTTTCAGCTTTCGCATATTCTTCTGTATAAGGTCCTGCGTGTCTATTTTAATCTTTTTAAGCTCGAGATTTAACTGCATGTCGTTTCTTTGCCTGTTGTCAACATGCGTCTGCAGATACAATTTCATCGGGCAGTACATGTGTGTTTTTATTGAAGATATTGTTATCATTTTTTAACCTCTTAATTTTTGTAATATTAGATTGTACGTTCTGATATAAAAAAATAGAGGTTATTGATGCCGTAAATTCTTATTAAATAAGTAAATATGGTGTGGTTAGGTAAATTCTTAGCTTTGACATGAATTCTTAGGAGTCAGGACAATTCTTCATGCAGGAGGAACTTTCAGCTTGAGATATTCGTCAATGGCTTCCCGTGTGGTGCCGACAACGATCCTGTAATAATCGTCCTTTCCGTCCTGTATGACCTTTTCGACCTTGCCTTTGGCGATTACGTGTTCTCCGTCAATGACTTCGCCGGCATAGGTGTGGGTAAATGAAACGACTTCAACAATGTCCTTTTCAACCCCTTCAAGGGTTTTCACGTTTTCAGCGGTGTATAATGAAGGATTGTCAAATGCTCCAAGGGCACTTATGATGTCGCATTCGATTTTGGCAATTCCCTGAGGCTCGTATCTCGTATCGCCCCAGCTTCCTTCGATTTCATCATAATTCTTGGTGGCTAAAATGTCGAATAACGTTCCGTCAATGGTTCCACGGTTCGCCTTCCTGTTTTCATACCATTTGAACTCTTCAGGTGTAAGGCTGGAATCGCTCATCCTTTTGTTGTAGACGAAATCCCAGTAATCGTCGGTGATTCCGTTTAAAGTGATGTGCTTGTCCTTTTCCTTGATGTAAACTTCAGAGTTTC
Encoded proteins:
- a CDS encoding zinc ribbon domain-containing protein produces the protein SRFIQRLKDKFQLYKPEADGVQFTNAKNTSKTCHHCQHINEDLDVKEREWMCPKCGKILDRDVNAAINILNRWCDGDSLVQT
- a CDS encoding amino acid ABC transporter substrate-binding protein, coding for MNKKIGFILALIVIAFVVMGTASAGLFDFLGGGNNATKVTNDNNTFIVGFDAEFPPYGFKNGSEYVGFDLDLAKEVCKRNNWTYVAQPIDWDAKDAELDSGSIDCIWNGFTINGRENNYTWSEPYIDNKQVFVVKADSNISSIADLSGKVVETQKDSSALASLEGDNKTIKDTFTNLVQVADYNTAFMDLQSGACQAVAMDIGVAQYQINSSNSSSSFIILDQPLSSEQYGVGFKLNNTQLRNQVQATLDEMYADGTIQAIAANYSSYGVPGSLILK
- a CDS encoding amino acid ABC transporter permease encodes the protein MILSSMVELLIGGMITSIEIFLLTLLFALPLGLLISFGRMSKFAPLRWLMKIYISIMRGTPLMLQLIVVFFGPYYIFGMTLSPDYRFIAVIIAFSINYAAYFAEIYRGGIEAIPKGQYEAAQVLGYGKVQTFFTIILPQVFRIILPSVTNEVITLVKDTSLSFVIAIPEMFTVAKQIAAADASIAALLVAGLFYYIFNVLVAFVMARLENRYNYLS
- a CDS encoding amino acid ABC transporter ATP-binding protein, with translation MSLLEVKNLKKSFDENVVLKDISLSVDKGEVLCIIGPSGSGKSTLLRCITRLDHEDSGKIDFDGTFGLVFQDFNLFPHHNVLKNITNAPIKVQKRDKAEVLSTARDLLKKMGLEDKEEAYPHELSGGQQQRVSIARALAMNPDILFFDEPTSALDPELTSEILVVIRNLAAEHMTMVIVTHEMSFARNVADKIIFMDDGYIIEEGTPEEVFSSDNTRMKEFLGKFYD
- a CDS encoding CRISPR-associated protein Cas4 encodes the protein MITISSIKTHMYCPMKLYLQTHVDNRQRNDMQLNLELKKIKIDTQDLIQKNMRKLKKEMGLVEVEEILSENIPSYLESTFSSIESMDLGLTTDQIVEINNETYFSIKLQAIKAKQAMELLGKNGYAIVDMFFPNCMYSYHLKDARMEVSGVCDKIEIVDGKYYPISIKYNSPPAKGVWDQDAVDVGMCALLIEEEFKTEVFVGFVEYAKINERRPVVMDVNIRKSLFDIINEVKEIEYDAKVPNVKMSEKKCGNCEYKNICLKE
- a CDS encoding DNA polymerase subunit beta — encoded protein: MEQVRTRDFIYTTDGMYFASTNYIHPEDRYISFLRYIPDENGDREKDGMRYRKVGSEEAYTYLRENYPDYLYFCDITNVEMMGVPIDKVERIIKPEQRLLGLKETFESGGEVKNPEIIAKLMDVCDFFHYIAGIPYENMGISGSILPGLQKKEVSDLDYVIYGLDNHRKAIQAFKEHRNSEVYIKEKDKHITLNGITDDYWDFVYNKRMSDSSLTPEEFKWYENRKANRGTIDGTLFDILATKNYDEIEGSWGDTRYEPQGIAKIECDIISALGAFDNPSLYTAENVKTLEGVEKDIVEVVSFTHTYAGEVIDGEHVIAKGKVEKVIQDGKDDYYRIVVGTTREAIDEYLKLKVPPA